The Candida dubliniensis CD36 chromosome 2, complete sequence genome contains a region encoding:
- a CDS encoding protein involved in RNA metabolism, putative — protein sequence MAKTSPHKLFYKGAENDFVIFIDNADLLAKYKREFSSKGSSTIPIIDLVSIFKVFINRQRGAEGILDEAAKSDLENEFKTSNADQVIKIILEKGEDKSNTGAIGEIGGSHNDSIGNGDAAN from the coding sequence atGGCTAAAACTTCTCCACACAAATTATTCTACAAAGGTGctgaaaatgattttgtcATTTTCATTGATAATGCTGATTTGTTGGCCAAATATAAGAGGGAATTTAGTTCCAAGGGATCATCCACCATTCctataattgatttggtttcaatttttaaagtGTTTATTAATAGGCAACGAGGTGCTGAGGGGATTTTAGATGAAGCTGCTAAACTGGATTTGGAAAACGAATTTAAAACTTCAAACGCAGATCAAGTTATCAAGataattcttgaaaaaGGTGAAGATAAATCCAATACAGGTGCAATTGGGGAAATAGGTGGATCTCACAACGATAGTATAGGTAATGGAGATGCTGCTAATTAa
- a CDS encoding v-ATPase G subunit, putative (Similar to S. cerevisiae VMA10), producing the protein MSSGIQSLLKTEKEAAEIVNEARKYRTTRLKSAKQDAQAEIDNYKKQKEEELKNFEKEHEGLNEKIDKEADAEVQKELTSIKSTFEKKKSAVVKLLVDATVKPTPTLHINASQ; encoded by the coding sequence ATGTCATCTGGTATCCAATCATTGTTGAAAACCGAAAAAGAAGCTGCAGAAATCGTGAATGAGGCTAGAAAATACAGAACTACACGTTTGAAGTCTGCAAAACAAGATGCTCAAGCTGAGATTGACAACTACAAAAAGCAAAAGGAAGAAGagttaaaaaattttgaaaaagaacaCGAAGGGTTAAATGAAAAGATAGATAAAGAAGCTGATGCTGAAGTTCAAAAGGAATTGACCAGCATCAAATCCacttttgaaaagaaaaagagtgCCGTTGTTAAATTGTTAGTTGATGCTACTGtcaaaccaacaccaaccTTACACATAAATGCATCTCAATAA
- a CDS encoding transport protein, putative (Similar to S. cerevisiae SSU1), whose translation MIPNIGRRVFSFLKVELIEKFHPVFFVSFLGTGITGNILYGFPYPAQWLEVLGIILFCLTVSLFVLVTILLIVSWIYYPSRIYRYHIDPTLSIYFAVYSMGYNTIINGIHLITHGKYPIFLWTLWWIGVAIALYNAIFIFFISFLSKLNKHNLDAISGVALMPVVCPSVVSSSGHLIAVNLPNSNLKKITEITCLMLLFVSLVCFHGVGGLYMARLILRKIPPTDHIFSQFLPVGFTGQCSYSIMLFGANMLAFIPDKTLGSMFFVSSALLSGCLLAGGYVYLFLAIASVLSKIRPFAKHPNPKHTSSKLGLITWNRGFWVMTFPIGTMSLANFEISKGLDGQYKLGFFKVMSAIFGVCLFMICLANLVGLSWCIVQKIKQEYSQHKVDTSIIEVESKV comes from the coding sequence ATGATACCAAATATAGGAAGAAGGGTGTTTCTGTTCTTAAAAGTTGAACTTATTGAAAAGTTCCATCCCgttttctttgtttcatttttaggAACAGGTATCACAGGAAACATTCTTTATGGGTTTCCTTATCCAGCACAATGGTTAGAAGTCCTTGgtataattttattttgtctAACAGTGTCATTATTTGTACTAGTGACAATCCTCTTGATTGTTTCTTGGATTTACTATCCGCTGAGGATATACCGATATCACATAGATCCAACATTATCTATATATTTTGCAGTATACTCTATGGGATATAACACAATTATAAATGGGATACACTTGATCACCCATGGAAAATACCCTATTTTTTTGTGGACACTCTGGTGGATTGGAGTTGCAATTGCTTTGTATAATGCcatctttatttttttcatatcatttttatcaaaactAAATAAGCATAATCTCGATGCAATCAGTGGGGTAGCTTTGATGCCTGTTGTGTGTCCAAGTGTAGTTTCATCTTCGGGTCACTTGATAGCTGTGAATTTACCCAACTCtaatttgaagaaaattaCAGAGATTACATGtttaatgttgttgtttgtttcgTTGGTTTGCTTCCACGGAGTGGGGGGCTTGTATATGGCCAGACTAATTCTTAGGAAAATACCGCCAACAGACCATATATTTTCACAATTTCTACCTGTTGGTTTCACGGGCCAGTGTAGTTACAGTATAATGTTATTTGGTGCTAATATGCTTGCTTTCATTCCAGATAAAACACTAGGGCTGATGTTTTTCGTATCATCAGCACTTCTTTCGGGTTGTTTACTAGCAGGTGGCTATGTATACTTATTCCTTGCTATTGCATCTGTCTTGTCAAAAATAAGACCATTTGCCAAACATCCAAATCCAAAACATACTAGCAGCAAATTAGGGTTGATTACATGGAATAGAGGGTTTTGGGTAATGACATTCCCAATAGGTACAATGTCATTAGCTAATTTTGAGATTTCAAAAGGGCTAGATGGTCAATACAAATTGGGGTTTTTTAAAGTAATGAGCGCCATTTTTGGggtttgtttatttatgATCTGTCTAGCGAATCTTGTTGGATTGTCCTGGTGTATAGTGCAAAAGATCAAACAAGAATATCTGCAGCACAAAGTTGATACATCAATTATAGAAGTCGAGAGTAAAGTATAA
- a CDS encoding ribonucleoside diphosphate reductase, putative (Similar to S. cerevisiae RNR22), whose protein sequence is MSKNTDNDKATPKKVTEKSTPIITKSEPDKTVEKTSDDSEIDLVEVYKRHKEFLAKHVVNRRKLKQEESNEPLLTKDKTRHTIYPIKYPELWQFYKKSLASFWTAEELDLSKDLADWNNKMNENERFFISRVLAFFAASDGIVNENLVENFCAEVQIPEAQSVYKFQIMMENIHSETYSLLIETYFKDPEEADFLFNAIENIPFIREKADWAIRWIQDEDALYAERLVAFAAVEGIFFSGSFAAIFWLKKRGLMPGLTFSNELICRDEGIHTDYACLLFSYLKNKPSPEIIEKIITEAVTIEKKYFSDALPVSLLGMNCDLMCQYVEFVADRLLVAFGNKKYYNVTNPFDFMENISLAGKTNFFEKRVSDYQKAGVMEKVDKQNEETGLFDQDF, encoded by the coding sequence ATGTCAAAAAATACAGACAACGACAAAGCAACACCTAAAAAAGTTACTGAGAAAAGCACTCCAATTATCACCAAGTCAGAACCAGATAAAACTGTTGAAAAAACTTCAGACGACAGTGAAATTGATCTTGTTGAAGTATACAAAAGACACAAAGAGTTTTTAGCCAAACATGTGGTTAACAGACGCAAGttgaaacaagaagaatCTAACGAACCATTGCTTACAAAAGACAAGACGCGTCATACCATATATCCTATTAAGTATCCGGAGTTATGGCAATTCTACAAAAAGTCGTTGGCCTCGTTTTGGACAGCTGAAGAGCTTGACTTAAGTAAAGATTTGGCCGACTGGAACAATAAAATGAACGAAAATGAAAGATTTTTCATCTCCCGAGTGTTGGCATTCTTTGCTGCCTCGGATGGTATTGTCAATGAGAACTTGGTGGAAAATTTCTGTGCTGAAGTACAAATACCAGAGGCTCAACTGGTATACAAGTTTCAGATCATGATGGAAAACATCCATTCAGAGACTTATTCGTTGTTAATCGAAACATACTTCAAGGACCCAGAAGAAGCGgactttttgtttaatgCTATTGAAAATATCCCATTCATCAGAGAAAAAGCCGATTGGGCCATCAGGTGGATTCAAGACGAGGATGCTTTGTATGCTGAGAGATTGGTTGCGTTTGCTGCCGTTGAAGGTATATTTTTCAGTGGTTCGTTTGCAGCAATTTTCTGGTTAAAGAAAAGGGGGTTGATGCCAGGATTGACATTTTcgaatgaattgatttgcCGAGACGAAGGGATTCACACGGATTATGCCTGTTTGTTATTCTCGTATTTAAAGAATAAACCTTCTCCAGAAATCATTGAGAAAATCATTACCGAGGCTGTGACTATTGagaaaaaatatttcaGCGATGCGCTTCCAGTATCTTTATTGGGAATGAATTGTGACTTGATGTGCCAGTatgttgaatttgttgCTGATCGATTATTAGTGGCCTTTGGAAATAAAAAGTATTACAATGTTACTAatccatttgattttatgGAAAATATCTCATTGGCTGGTAAAACTAATTTCTTTGAAAAGAGAGTTTCTGATTACCAAAAGGCCGGTGTAATGGAAAAAGTAGACAAGCAGAACGAAGAGACTGGATTGTTTGACCAAGatttctaa
- a CDS encoding aldehyde dehydrogenase, putative translates to MIAIDLEFRQWQWQYQISTTFFIGVILPVLYYVYNKYITAQPNNYNKIEAPVKITLPIPEEARPHWKGKRLYPPSTSIPNEPDKIQSYCPATGQYLGVFNCTTREDMDEMINSASKAQRKWAASSFNLRRKLLRTMASFILENQENIARVACRDSGKTKLDASMGEIMVTLEKLNWIISHGEKVLRPSQRPGPANFLIGMMKNAEVRYEPMGVVTSIVSWNYPFHNLMGPVIASLFTGNAIIVKCSENVVWSSQWFIKFVRTCLKELDIDENLVQLCCCFPNDAEYFVSHPGLSHITFIGSKNVAHHVVSQAAKQLTPCVVELGGKDSLIVLDDVKDVKSLSSVILRGTFQSAGQNCIGVERVICLPKVYEQLVEIFTERIKSFRLGSDIDQLDEIDMGAMISDNRFSQLEGLIEDAVSKGARLIHGGKQYQHPNYPQGHYFEPTLLVDVDPTMKIFQEEVFGPVLTMIKANDVEDAVNIANGTEFGLGNSIFGSNFNQVNQIADQLQSGNVAINDFATFYVAQLPFGGIKQSGYGKFGGEEGLTGLCNAKSVVMDKPLLRLFRVATSIPPPIDYPIENDKKAWNFVRSLNIAGYDGRLWNKIKALKNLATGGS, encoded by the coding sequence ATGATAGCAATTGATCTTGAGTTTCGACAATGGCAATGGCAATATCAGATATCTACTACATTTTTCATTGGAGTCATTCTTCCAGTATTATATTACGTTTACAATAAGTACATCACTGCTCAGCCtaacaactacaacaaaaTAGAAGCACCAGTAAAAATCACCTTACCTATACCAGAGGAAGCTAGACCACACTGGAAAGGTAAAAGATTATATCCTCCGCTGACCAGTATTCCTAATGAACCAGACAAAATTCAAAGCTATTGTCCTGCTACAGGCCAATATTTGGGAGTATTCAATTGTACAACACGAGAAGACATGGATGAAATGATAAACAGTGCATCAAAAGCTCAAAGAAAATGGGCAGCctcttctttcaatttacGAAGAAAATTGTTGAGGACAATGGCtagttttattttggaAAACCAAGAGAATATAGCTCGTGTAGCTTGTCGAGACTCGGGTAAAACGAAACTAGACGCATCAATGGGTGAAATTATGGTAACCttagaaaaattaaactGGATAATTCTGCATGGTGAGAAGGTATTGCGACCATCCCAAAGACCAGGTCCTGccaattttttgattggaATGATGAAAAATGCCGAAGTGAGATACGAACCAATGGGTGTTGTAACTTCAATCGTGTCGTGGAACTACCCCTTCCATAACTTAATGGGCCCAGTGATTGCATCTTTATTCACTGGTAACGCTATTATTGTAAAGTGCTCAGAAAATGTTGTGTGGTCGTCACAGTggtttattaaatttgttaGGACGTgtttaaaagaattggacATTGATGAAAACTTGGTACAattatgttgttgtttcccCAATGATGCCGAATACTTTGTTTCACACCCAGGGTTGTCACATATCACTTTCATTGGATCCAAGAATGTGGCCCATCACGTGGTAAGTCAGGCTGCGAAACAGTTGACGCCATGTGTTGTAGAATTGGGTGGTAAAGATTCATTGATTGTTTTAGATGATGTTAAGGATGTGAAGTCTTTGTCGTCAGTGATTTTGAGAGGAACTTTCCAAAGTGCTGGCCAAAACTGTATTGGTGTAGAAAGAGTTATTTGTTTACCAAAAGTGTACGAGCAGTTGGTGGAAATTTTCACTGAGAGAATCAAGTCATTTAGACTTGGTTCTGATATTGACCAATTGGATGAAATAGACATGGGTGCCATGATATCCGACAATAGATTTAGTCAATTAGAAGGTCTAATTGAAGATGCCGTTAGCAAAGGTGCTAGATTAATTCATGGCGGTAAGCAATATCAACATCCAAATTATCCACAGGGCCACTATTTTGAGCCAACATTATTGGTTGATGTTGATCCTACAATGAAGATTTTCCAAGAGGAAGTTTTTGGCCCGGTGTTGACAATGATTAAGGCCAATGACGTTGAGGATGCAGTGAACATTGCCAACGGAACCGAGTTTGGGCTCGGAAACTCTATTTTTGGTAGCAATTTTAACCAGGTCAACCAAATAGCAGATCAATTGCAAAGTGGCAATGTTGCCATCAACGATTTTGCAACTTTTTACGTTGCACAGTTGCCATTTGGTGGTATCAAGCAGTCTGGTTATGGAAAATTTGGTGGAGAAGAAGGTCTTACCGGCTTATGTAATGCCAAATCTGTGGTAATGGACAAACCTTTATTAAGATTGTTTAGAGTTGCCACAAGCATCCCTCCCCCAATAGACTACCCAATAGAGAATGACAAAAAAGCATGGAATTTCGTTAGAAGCTTGAATATAGCTGGTTATGATGGAAGATTATGGAATAAAATCAAAGctttgaagaatttggcTACAGGCGGCTCTTAG
- a CDS encoding helicase, putative (Similar to S. cerevisiae SWR1): MPENGRFRRTSARLTQNGNSTSSTIYQNGKRTGHHAQETSTVSNKKRKVSIQSKETKLSDIIVDFNLAVNELYQLTEYNSIISWDPIENSSANDRGLKAEFEEFVKKNHCKLVWDKGIENDSNIDNLPLRFQKKKLAEQNKLLDDKFSFRQSVLASSKVLEESLINKLRDEVKIETMSKAIHSHEKSGSKMKTPSQTSNTKTNIRKSRSVTPKRGNENGSRKQTNEDQDEVIELSDESNREEIESDLSESETHYRIKCIKKTVPPPLVTHPSHIPQWRPENLEDGNRQTGSIIPLKDSSSSSKIINFKPTPLEIIQLKDEVIVAPKLTEKLQNFLNNDFKTPIIDESNFPDYNFTRDEYDAIMSQQENLLKKLYHKVNIENSLELNGDRIERRKVILPQSNVKLTDPFRNTFSVRPKLHGAANNATHQDHLLAQGMAFSKVHQQMRKQHHLRTRKISAMIDQHFRKKKGEKERLAKEREQNLKKMSRLTMQAVKKRWNQAQKVYQIIQNEKNEELKKIKGRKHLSEMLEHSTQLLEAQLTSSREPTADAESDNDDTSFDDNTNDSDNFSSSSEEGENTEQQMNGNKKHNINGKSNDENDMNLSIEELRKKYADLETSVEPLSSSATSEKERESGTSSEETESSEDDDTDVTRGLASLYRNDEVVDFASTPFEYSAEEKKLIEDLNQESDSRMNSLLDSDSISSISDSETSEEDSSDTEMDQQSATEPPHPSESASNSGLASLFTNGTVLSDDDDASISSNFEKESDENLSSSDSESEANGDGKVENIASSGEEDSNVEIVNGSKVKDVPIPSLLRGTLRPYQKQGLNWLASLYNNNTNGILADEMGLGKTIQTISLLAYLACEHHKWGPHLIIVPTSVMLNWEMEFKKFAPGFKVLTYYGSPQQRAQKRKGWNKPDAFHVCITSYQLVVQDQQSFKRRRWTYMILDEAHNIKNFRSTRWRALLNFNTENRLLLTGTPLQNNLMELWSLLYFLMPSSKVNQAMPEGFANLDDFQQWFGKPVDKILEQTSAGSSDLIDENERTTQRMDEETRNTVARLHQVLRPYLLRRLKKDVEKQMPGKYEHIVYCRLSKRQRFLYDDFMSRAKTKETLASGNFLSIINCLMQLRKVCNHPDLFEVRPIVTSFAMPRSIPSYYQSTNELVKKSFCKDETVSFQALNLDVTGCENMNYFVCQSTEILMTTEPFQDQISKLKTLLDEFENSDPIKYVSYYQQRRNEEQAEIKEKLEHVLYLNNLRCGRKPIYGESLLRLLKVNARGFNEEPYNKYCLSLSERVDRMSDSIEKYSIITPAAVALDMKDQLIPISTKQRVLHEVAENNIQNPFHKAQVKLSIAFPDKTLLQYDCGKLQKLATLLQDLTSKGHRALIFTQMTKVLDILEQFLNIHGYRYMRLDGATKIEDRQLLTEKFNRDPKIPVFILSTRSGGLGINLTGADTVIFYDSDWNPAMDKQCQDRCHRIGQVRDVHIYRFVSEYTIESNIIKKANQKRQLDNVVIQEGEFTTDYFGKFSVRDLVSDSNIGKEITDRTIDFSGDAKMGNVLAQAEDEEDRVAAGAALKEVAIDDDDFKEETRSATTGATPAPTETNALGTTDGDTGFIDVDYDDGIGHVDEYMLRFISDGYYL; this comes from the coding sequence ATGCCAGAGAATGGAAGATTTAGGAGAACACTGGCAAGGTTGACTCAGAATGGAAATTCGACCTCTTCTACAATTTATCAGAATGGTAAACGAACCGGCCATCATGCACAGGAAACATCAACCGtatcaaataaaaagagaaaagtGTCTATTCAATCAAAAGAGACCAAATTGTCAGATATTATcgttgattttaatttggCCGTTAACGAATTGTATCAATTAACAGAATACAACTCTATCATAAGTTGGGACCCCATAGAAAATTCAAGCGCAAATGACAGAGGTTTGAAGGCggaatttgaagaatttgtcaaaaaaaatcattgcAAACTTGTATGGGATAAAGGAATTGAGAATGATTCTAATATAGACAATTTGCCACTAAGgtttcaaaagaaaaagttggCAGAACAGAACAAATTACTAGATGACAAATTTCTGTTTCGACAGAGTGTGCTAGCGAGCAGTAAAGTATTAGAAGAATCcttaatcaacaaattaagAGATGAAGTAAAGATAGAGACCATGTCTAAGGCCATTCACTCTCACGAAAAGTCGGGATCTAAAATGAAAACGCCTTCGCAAACATCAAacacaaaaacaaacataCGGAAAAGTAGGTCAGTGACACCTAAAAGGGGAAACGAAAATGGGTCTCGAAAGCAAACTAATGAAGATCAAGACGAAGTTATTGAATTAAGCGATGAGAGTAATAGAGAAGAGATAGAGAGTGATTTATCTGAATCAGAGACACATTATCGCATAAAGTGCATCAAAAAAACAGTCCCACCACCATTAGTAACACACCCCTCTCATATACCGCAATGGAGACCAGAAAATTTGGAAGATGGCAATAGACAGACCGGTAGCATTATTCCGTTGAAAGATCTGTCCAGTAGTAgcaaaattatcaatttcaaaccGACACCACTAGAAATAATACAATTAAAAGACGAAGTAATAGTTGCACCAAAACTCACTGAAAAGTTACAAAATTTTCTTAacaatgattttaaaactCCCATTATTGACGAGTCAAATTTTCCCGATTATAATTTCACAAGAGATGAGTATGATGCAATCATGTCTCAACAAGAAAACTTATTAAAAAAGTTATATCACAAGGTCAACATTGAAAATAGCCTTGAATTGAATGGTGACAGGATAGAGCGCCGCAAGGTCATTCTTCCGCAATCGAATGTGAAACTCACAGATCCTTTTAGAAATACCTTTTCCGTCAGACCCAAATTACATGGTGCTGCGAATAATGCCACTCATCAAGATCATTTGCTAGCTCAAGGTATGGCCTTTTCCAAGgttcatcaacaaatgaGGAAACAGCACCACTTACGAACTCGAAAGATTTCGGCAATGATAGATCAGCATTttagaaagaagaaaggaGAAAAGGAAAGACTAGCTAAAGAAAGAGAGCAAAATCTTAAAAAAATGAGTCGATTGACGATGCAGGCTGTGAAGAAAAGATGGAATCAGGCACAGAAAGTGTATCAAATTATACAAAATGAGAAGAATGAAGAGTTGAAGAAGATCAAAGGTAGAAAGCATTTGAGTGAAATGCTAGAACACTCCACTCAGTTATTGGAAGCTCAACTTACTTCATCGAGGGAACCAACGGCTGACGCCGAAAGTGATAACGATGACACGTCCTTCGATGACAATACCAATGATTCTGATAATTTCCTGTCATCATCAGAAGAAGGAGAAAATACGGAACAGCAAATGAATGGGAATAAAAAGCATAATATAAATGGGAAAAGTAATGACGAGAATGATATGAATCTATcgattgaagaattgagaAAGAAGTATGCCGATTTAGAGACTTCAGTAGAACCTTTATCGTCTAGCGCAACTTCCGAGAAGGAAAGAGAGTCTGGAACTTCAAGTGAGGAAACCGAACTGAGTGAGGATGATGACACAGATGTTACTAGAGGTCTCGCATCGTTGTACCGGAATGATGAAGTCGTTGATTTCGCGAGTACACCTTTTGAGTATAGTGCAGAAGAGAAAAAGCTTATTGAAGATCTTAACCAGGAAAGTGATTCTAGAATGAATTCACTATTAGACTCAGACTCTATTAGTTCAATTTCCGATAGCGAGACACTGGAAGAAGATTCGTCTGATACTGAAATGGACCAACAAAGTGCTACCGAACCCCCTCATCCGTCGGAAAGTGCGAGCAATAGTGGACTTGCAAGTTTGTTCACCAATGGTACAGTGTTGCTGGATGACGATGACGCCTCAATTTCCagtaattttgaaaaagagaGTGATGAAAACTTGAGCCTGTCCGATAGCGAGTCTGAAGCCAATGGAGACGGTaaagttgaaaatattGCATCATCCGGTGAAGAAGACAGCAATGTTGAAATTGTGAATGGGTCAAAAGTTAAAGATGTACCTATCCCTCTGCTTTTAAGGGGTACATTAAGACCGTACCAGAAACAAGGTTTAAATTGGTTGGCTAGTCTATACAATAACAACACCAATGGAATTCTTGCCGATGAGATGGGTTTGGGTAAAACTATACAAACAATATCTTTGTTGGCGTATTTAGCTTGTGAACATCATAAATGGGGTCCGCATTTAATCATAGTTCCGACTTCTGTCATGTTGAATTGGGAAATGGAGTTTAAAAAATTCGCTCCTGGATTCAAAGTCTTGACATATTACGGCTCTCCCCAACAAAGAGCTCAAAAACGAAAAGGATGGAACAAGCCCGATGCTTTCCACGTGTGCATTACATCTTATCAATTGGTGGTACAAGATCAACAATCATTCAAAAGAAGACGGTGGACATACATGATATTAGATGAGGCCCacaatattaaaaattttagGTCTACGCGATGGAGAGCATTGTTAAATTTTAATACCGAAAACAGATTACTTTTAACTGGTACACCGTTACAGAACAATTTGATGGAATTGTGGTCCTTGCTTTATTTTCTAATGCCGTCATCTAAAGTAAACCAAGCAATGCCTGAAGGATTTGCAAATTTGGACGATTTTCAGCAATGGTTCGGAAAACCGGTGGATAAGATACTAGAACAGACGTCAGCGGGGAGCTCCGATTTGATAGATGAAAATGAACGGACTACACAGAGAATGGATGAAGAGACCAGAAATACTGTGGCTAGATTACATCAGGTTTTGCGTCCCTATTTACTACGTAGATTGAAGAAAGATGTGGAAAAGCAAATGCCTGGAAAATATGAACATATAGTGTATTGTCGCTTGTCGAAACGTCAGAGATTTCTTTATGACGATTTCATGTCACGTGCGAAAACTAAGGAGACATTAGCGTCTGGTAATTTTCTATccattatcaattgtttgatGCAATTGAGAAAAGTTTGCAATCATCCCGATTTATTTGAAGTTAGACCAATAGTTACATCTTTTGCAATGCCAAGATCAATTCCGTCATATTACCAGAGCACCAATGAACTAGTGAAAAAGCTGTTCTGCAAGGATGAAACAGTTTCGTTTCAAGCTTTAAACCTTGATGTCACAGGGTGTGAGaatatgaattattttGTATGTCAATCGACTGAAATATTGATGACAACAGAACCATTTCAAGACCAAATAAGTAAACTAAAAACTTTGCTTGACGAATTTGAGAATTCAGACCCTATCAAGTATGTTAGCTACTACCAACAGCGTCGGAATGAGGAACAAGCAGAAATTAAGGAAAAACTAGAGCACGTCTTATACTTGAACAATTTGAGGTGTGGGAGAAAACCAATTTATGGAGAGTCATTGCTAAGACTACTTAAAGTTAATGCACGGGGTTTCAATGAAGAGCCTTACAACAAGTATTGTTTGTCATTATCTGAGCGAGTCGACAGGATGAGCGATAGTATTGAGAAATATTCTATCATTACGCCTGCAGCCGTTGCCTTGGATATGAAAGACCAGTTAATTCCAATATCAACCAAGCAAAGAGTTTTACATGAAGTTGCCGAGAACAACATTCAAAATCCTTTCCACAAGGCACAAGTTAAGTTGTCGATTGCGTTCCCTGACAAGACATTATTACAATATGATTGTGGaaaattgcaaaaattgGCTACGTTGTTACAAGACTTGACCTCAAAGGGACACCGAGCGTTGATTTTTACACAAATGACAAAGGTGTTGGATATTCTAGAACAGTTCCTCAACATTCATGGCTATAGATACATGAGATTAGATGGTGCAACAAAGATTGAGGATCGTCAGCTATTGactgaaaaatttaatcGAGATCCAAAAATACCAGTGTTCATCTTATCGACAAGATCAGGTGGGTTGGGAATTAACCTAACTGGTGCAGATACTGTGATTTTTTATGATTCCGATTGGAATCCAGCCATGGACAAGCAGTGCCAAGATCGTTGTCATAGAATTGGTCAAGTCCGAGATGTTCACATTTATAGATTCGTTTCCGAGTACACCATTGAGTctaatattatcaaaaagGCAAACCAGAAAAGACAGTTGGATAACGTTGTTATTCAAGAGGGAGAGTTTACTACAGATTACTTTGGTAAATTCTCGGTTCGCGATTTGGTCAGCGATAGCAATATTGGGAAAGAAATAACTGATAGGACTATTGATTTTTCAGGCGATGCCAAGATGGGTAACGTGTTAGCGCAGgctgaagatgaagaagatagAGTCGCTGCTGGAGCTGCATTAAAAGAGGTTGCTATTGACGACGATGATTTTAAAGAGGAGACCAGATCAGCTACTACAGGTGCCACTCCTGCTCCAACAGAAACTAATGCATTAGGTACAACAGATGGCGACACTGGATTTATTGACgttgattatgatgatggtaTTGGCCATGTTGATGAGTATATGTTACGGTTTATTTCAGATGGatattatttatag